A genomic stretch from Asterias rubens chromosome 19, eAstRub1.3, whole genome shotgun sequence includes:
- the LOC117303310 gene encoding pre-B-cell leukemia transcription factor 2-like yields the protein MDDQQRSLMQHQGALVPSMHSVSAGHVVHSPHHQQSMASLANLHHGMQPPPVTSHGTVDQQQGQHAEHSHSQEARKQEIGDILQQIMTITDQSLDEAQARKHALNCHRMKPALFSVLCEIKEKTGNTFGNRSITLKYNFDTM from the exons ATGGACGATCAACAAAGGTCCCTAATGCAACACCAGGGAGCCCTAGTGCCTAGTATGCACTCCGTATCGGCGGGCCATGTGGTTCATTCGCCCCATCACCAACAATCCATGGCGAGCTTGGCGAACCTCCACCATGGCATGCAACCGCCACCCGTAACCAGCCACGGCACGGTGGACCAACAGCAGGGCCAACATGCCGAGCACTCGCACTCTCAGGAGGCGAGAAAGCAGGAAATCGGAGATATTCTACAGCAAATCATGACCATAACTGATCAGAGTTTAGACGAAGCCCAGGCAAG AAAACACGCACTCAACTGTCATCGGATGAAGCCTGCTTTATTCAGCGTGCTTTGCGAAATCAAGGAAAAGACAG GAAACACGTTCGGAAATAGAAGTATTACtttgaaatataattttgaTACAATGTAG